A stretch of Geminocystis sp. NIES-3708 DNA encodes these proteins:
- a CDS encoding tyrosine-type recombinase/integrase — MLNLTTPLLFSAKYHFSPPPVKKKSDGEREYLRLDEINAMIKVARKVGRHGVRDSTIILEMFRHGLRTAELVALRWDYIDSKGGHIDIHRVKHGHDTIHPLRSPELRALHELKRKYPESSYVFVSERHAPLTTRTIRHIIARAGKLASIPFPVHPHQLRHACGYYLASQGHDTRAIQAYLGHKNIHYTVRYTDISPQRFESFWQD; from the coding sequence ATGTTAAATTTAACCACTCCACTTCTGTTTTCAGCAAAGTATCATTTTTCACCACCTCCAGTGAAGAAAAAATCAGACGGTGAAAGGGAATATTTACGTCTTGATGAAATTAACGCCATGATCAAAGTAGCACGAAAAGTAGGAAGGCATGGAGTCAGAGATTCAACGATTATTCTTGAGATGTTTCGTCATGGACTAAGGACAGCCGAATTGGTAGCATTAAGATGGGATTATATAGATTCAAAAGGAGGGCATATTGACATACATCGAGTAAAACATGGACATGATACGATACATCCATTACGTTCTCCAGAACTAAGAGCTTTACATGAACTTAAACGCAAGTATCCAGAAAGCAGTTATGTCTTTGTTTCTGAGCGTCACGCACCCTTAACTACCCGTACTATTCGTCATATTATTGCGAGGGCTGGGAAATTAGCATCTATCCCCTTTCCAGTACATCCACACCAATTACGTCATGCTTGTGGTTATTATTTGGCATCTCAAGGACATGATACCAGAGCAATTCAGGCTTATCTAGGGCATAAAAATATTCATTACACCGTTCGTTATACAGATATATCTCCCCAGAGATTTGAATCTTTTTGGCAAGATTAG